A stretch of DNA from Takifugu rubripes chromosome 15, fTakRub1.2, whole genome shotgun sequence:
ACAAGCCGCAGCTGAGACAGTAACAGCAAAAACTTCCGTCTTTACTaataaaagttatttaatgtAGAAGTCTTTGACCTTGAAGATCTAATGTACAGTTCTCTCACAAATGATTTGACACATATGTTGTATAAGTGGACAGAAGCTTCTAATGATTCGATTCTATATTTTGTAGTTGTAATTTCCCTGCTTGGGATCAATGAAGGACATCCACctacccatcatccattcatcagttTCAAGACAGAAACTACAACGGACTCGATTAAATTACCAGTTTTATTCACAGACTGTCTGCCTTGAAtttaacagaaaaacaactgaaatACACAGACGTGTATTTTTGTTCagttaaaatgtaacaaaagtTGCACGTTTGTGGTCCCAAACTACCGAACGTGTCTGTGGTTTCCTGAACGCATCACGGCGAAACAGCAACGTGTCCGGATGCGTTCAGCAACAAAAATACAACTTTCACCAGTAAATTTGGATTAACTCCCAGGTTGATTTTTATTCAAAGCAAACGTACATTTATATAATTTAAATTTAGTAAATACTTGAAACGTTTAAAGGTGCAATCCGTAAAATATGACTCATTTTATTCCCTTTCTGATTAACCAACATTGACAAAATAAGAAGCAGCACTTACGCATCTTAGCATGCTAACCAGTTAGCCGATGACACTTTGAAATAGACCGATTCAAGCGCAGTCTATCAGAAAACAAGACTTATACAGATATTTTCATcattcaaaagaaaaataacgCCCCATTTACAAATCGAAATAATCTCAATCACATTATGAACTCATCAAACAcgaaataaatgaaataaaactcaCGATGTCGAACTCCGCTGATGAGGAGTGAAATGCCGCCCCCTGTGCTCCCGGAGGAGCCTTTACAATTCAGgttatacatatattttttaaatgcagctttaaTTTCATGTCATCTAAAGCCTAACTGTTGTGTTTCATTAAGAGTCTGGCCTTGATATGCTGACGCAGCAAAAGCCACCCAAAGTCAACATGGCTAACGTTATATAAAACAGAattgtgctgtgttgtgtgaACAAGAGTCGCTCTGGATCGTCTCTAATGGTTAAAATAAACCCCAGAAGACATTAAAACCTCACTGAGTGTGTTCTCTGTGGTGAAGGCTGATGCAaacgttttttgttttgttttttaaaaaaaaagctccaaacGTACTTTAACCACAAACACTGAACAGAAGGTGTCTGTGAGGAAAACTCTGCTCATGCTTCCTCaggtcatcaccaccatcatcctcgtGTGTGTCTAACATGCTCAACTTCTTCTGATGTTTCAAAATGTGATGCATTTGTTAAAAAGTTCTAAAAAATTCCAGATCCCTCCTCTTTCCCATAGTCTTTGCCCAGGAGGAACCGCTGGAGTTTAAAACCACACCGGTACAAAATTTCCTGGTTTGGTTGCAGTTCCCATTTTCATTCAGTTCGTTGGCAGTTTACGTTTAGCTCAGCTGTTGTGTTCAGCTGCTGTCCTGTCGAGTACGGCACAGTGACAGTGAACGTCCCCCTGTTTGTCAGCTAACATACCTCCATGaagctcctcttcctgtgtcTCCGTGCTTTGTCAAGTCTGACACCAACAAAATTCCAAAaattcatttttgtttaaaGTTTTGCTCTCAATACAGGCATCAggttttgaataaataaaatacaagttCAGTTATATTGTTTAAAAGCCAACAGAATCTCTACATAATCTACATAACCCCTTAACTCTTGTCTGATGATCTAGTAAAAACATACCCACAGTTTTTGACTGGAGTGACTCTGGACACCCAGACCTGTGCAGGACTCTCCCTCTAacctttccttcctcctcttacCTACAAACAGGTGGACAGGAGAGTTACGTCCAATCAGAGGGCTCCGTTTCAGTCACATGCCTGTGGAGGACAGACCCAGGCTGGCAGCTTTGCTCATGCAGGGAAAACCTTGAGGTCCAGCTTTTGGGAAATCGTGCGTCACCACGCGGCCATTCTCCCCTCCGATCCCCAAAGATCCTCCCACGCCTCCTCCATAACCAACCGCCGCCGCCCCTCCTCCAGCCACCATCCCACCGAGGCTGGTGCTCAGCATGGCAGCATCAATGAGCTCCTGCAGACGGAGGAAACAAAGAGCCtaaaaatgattgtagcaaccAGTCTGACCTGACCTGGGACACATCAAGAACACACAAGGGACTTCCTGTCCACTACTTGTCTTCACTCTCCAGTACAGCACCAAGACAACAAtttaagacagaaaaaaagcagTCACTGATCATGCTGGGCTGCAGCTCCCTCGGCGGGGTCATAACTCTAAATGCTAAAAGTTGTGTTAATGATACAATTGCAATATTAGAGCATATCAGAGTAATGAGCGACCACAGGGGGATCTCGTGAAGGCAGCTGTACAGTGAAAAACAGCCTCGCCGGGAGCAGTTTAATGCTGTTCAGAGAGATGACAGCCCTCCAGTGCAAAACAGCGTGGAGCTTCTGCATGCTATTGTCATGGACGACAGGTTAGCAGCTCATGTTACAGCTCAGCATTAATGTTCACATCGGCAACAGTTAATAAATGGACATTGTTCTGTATCCTTCAACCTTTAAATATGCAGCCAATCAGTCTGTTTCAGGTTTTTAATGAAATTATCAAAGGAGTTTGGAGCCGTGACTGTGAATCATCACCAGTAGTCGGAgcaataaagttgtttttgatgttctctctctctctctctctgtgaaaCTAATGATGTGGCTCCAGAGTTAATATCCTGTGTCGGCCTCTGCGGCTCCCACGCTCACTCTCTGCGAACCGCCTGGTGTCAGCGGTCATAACAAAGATTGGTGCAAATAAATCCCAGGTTTATTCATTTAGCAGAGCAGCGTCGGCACCTCAGAGGGAACTGTTTCAGCTAAATAAAGACGTCGCCATCCTGCCCCAGCATCCAACACACCCGAGATTTACTCCATCTCTGGTGCAGACTTGCAAAAGAGACTTTTCATGACAATTTATGGTCGGCTGGTCGAGTACATGGATCAGAACCAGTGGCCGAAATCACCTTCATTCTCCTTGACTCAATGCGTGACTTGTAGCAGAACTCCACCAAAGCTACCAGCATGGCGAGCCCCAGCCCACCGATCAGGATGTAGAACACCCCCGCCACGTTGCTCAGACTGAGTGCGCTCGTCTTGTCCTGTGTCCGATGGATGAAAGAGGGTCATGACGTCATCAGTTACGGTGGACATGAAGTCTAATAAACCTGTCAAAGGCTGCGAAAGTCCAGTTCATCCGCGAAGCTGAACACTCACCCCCAGGTACATCTACCAGAGCTGGGTCTGAACGGCTCAAGCTGAACTGCCTGAACTCACAGCCTTTGACAGCCAGTGCATGCAAATGCATGCACAGTAAACAAGTGAAGACTCCTGAGATTAAAAAGCTTCTCTAAAtcagaagaaaacaaataagTAAAAACATCTGTCTGTTTTATCGGTCTCTTATTTGAGATCCAACTGACAAATCTGTTGTCATGacatctgtgtttgtgcgtctgtaGTGACATGCATCACGTGACACTTttgagtgggcggggcttagccGTCCTGTAGAGATGCATGCAAGCCTATGTTAAAAAAACGAGAGGAAAACGTCAAACGGGGCGGGGCTTATCTTCATCGGGGCGGGTCGTGAGGGTTTGGAGCCAATCAGATGGCTTTCCTCTTCAAACTGTCATGTTCCCCTCAACCAATCACAGCCTGGGAAACCGGAGTTGGACTTACATTTCTCTTTCTATAACATCACTCTTATGGTTTTCATCAATTTAAAGctagaaataaaaacactaGAGCAAGAGAGTTATTCTCTGATCACGTGACCAGGCGCAAACGCTCATCAAAGATGTTTAACCATGTTTAAATCGAAGCTCCACAATCAAAGAGATGCAAATTCAATGTAAATTACATGTAACTATGTTTCCTTCCTGAGGCTCACAATAAACTGCAGCAAATTTTTAGGTGATTATCTGCTATCAAACATCACAAACCGCCGCATTTTCTGTCGCATGTCACTTCTTTCTCCCATTAGTAAATCACAGTCGGGGCTAGTTGGGGGGACGATGAGGCACATGACAGATTGGAGACCAAAgcatctgtgtgcgtgtgtgtgtgtgtcagggttgGTAAACTGCCTCAGCAGCCACTAACAGAGCGAGTGACGAAGGCCGAGAGTCAtagtgtgacagagagagaggaagagagggagagagagagagagagagagagagagagaaagtcaacttttgaaaatgtgactttttacATCTGATTTAACTGAATGTCGAAACTTTTTCTTAAAAAAGCAGTTAATCTCTTCTTTAGCTCTGAAAGTCTCCATCTCTCCTAAAACTActtaaatgtttaaagtgataaataaatcaaaagcagCTGGGATTAAAAGGGATgtaaaaagtcacatttttggtccctcgtctgtctgtctgtctgtctgtctgtggcgGCTTCCAGCTTGAACTTGCTGACCACAGAATATTCTGGAGAACAGAAGGAAGCCTCCAAAGAAATCTACTGATCTGCAGACATGAAAACCTCTTATCTCACACAGTCTGCTTCTTCAGAATCGGCTCAAGTTTGACTCTTTTCTCATCAATCCGCATTCAATTATCAGCGGAGTTAAGCCAAAGTTTCACAGACGTTACAGTTTCTTCGGCTCAAGGAAAACTAGAGTGACCAAGTTTTCCCTTCATTGCACCATaaattaaatatgttttttcctgcagctcttcagaatagtcagatcagcagcagtgatgcacTCTGAAAACAAAACCCCTCCTCTGTCAAAGGACAATGGGCTGATTTTTGTACCACAGGTACTGAGAGCTCAGTTGGTTTGCACTAGATGACTGGAGTTACTGGTCCAGAATATGCAGGATCACTCACTACCTGTGGACAGAAATCAGGGTGATCTACCGTGACGTGATCCTTTAGTGTTATTTATAGTTTACACGTTTACAGGATCACTGTTGCAtagagacagaaacagatttATTTTGTAAGTTGGAAGATGACAAATGGATCAATTCATTTGGGAAGGAGACTTCTTTTCAGAGTGTATCTGATGGGTTAAACCGTTGAAGGTGTGGgtctgattgggggggggggggggaatcaacaCATGATGTCGGGACCAGGTGGAGCGACCTCCAGAACTGACCTTTCTGCCGGAGTCCTTGTGTTCACACTCTCCCTTGTCATACCACCACCTGTTTTTCAACTTGTCTAAGATGGCTTGTTCATTGAGCTTCAGTACTGCTAGGTTTACTGGGATTCTTCAAAGAACCATGACAGcaaaggagggggaaggggTTGGGAATAACATAAATAACATTATGCACCTCCATGTTATATTATGTTATTGTTCAGCTGTGCAGCATCCGGGCTGCTGTGGCAACGGCAGCCATTTTAGCAATATGCTATACAGACTTCTGTATGCTACAGAGAAAATCTCCATAACAGAAAGAAAAcgataaataaaaaaagcacaatCATTTATAAAACAGTCTTCAAAAGTGATATGTGTTAATACTCCATCTAGCTGGGTTTGGCCTGACTCCCTACGTGCGAGATGTGTATTATTATATCACTTTGGGTAACCGGCAAAGAGCTGAAAACATTCCAGCTTTCAAGGATTAAAAGTCCCATTTCTGAAGGGGGCCAAGAGTGAAGGATTATTCACCAGAAACAGTGATTATCATCCTGTCGCAGAGATGATTATCAGGATTAAGAAAATGGATATCCTCGCCCTACTGCAGATTAGATTATATACTGTACAGTCTAGATCATTATTTTGGGATTGAAAGAAAGAGGCTCTTCACGATAACTTAATAAATGTGATCAGTTAAATACCTCCAGGGCCAACAGAAGAAGATTCTGAGATTAAGTGTAGTCAGATTGAAGGCACCTGGAGTGTTTACTATTCCATATTTGGTATGTGGATGGTTGCCGGTTACCCTGGTGTACCATTGCCTGTCGTTACCCGTTGGGGGGTCATGGTGATCTGACCTTGGAGTCCCCTCCCCCGATGCCGCACTCTCCCTTGTCATACCACCATCTGTTTTTCAATTTGTCCAACAGGCCCTGCTCGTTCAGTTTTAATACTGCCAAGTTAACGGGGTTTCTACGGGGATGATAATAATGAGGGATAAAAGGGAACTAAGAGTTAATGTGCAGGGCCAGTgaagacagcagcaacatcagtaTATCCAATCATGACAGGCATCTTCATGTCAACATCATCACTCAACAAACGGCTGCTAAAGAACTGGCTGCTTCTCAACCCAGACTGGGAAAAAGTGTTATTTTCCAGCTAAAAACACCTGGCTGCTTCAATATTAGCAACTCGCTGTTCTTGCCAGCTATGGTGCACAGGTTACAGGGATGCTGTAAAATCAGCGGAACAATGTCTATCAGACCCGGCTGGGGAAGTTAGCGGTTTACTACACCATCACACTGGCACATCTGTGAGGAGTTCCAGTGAAGGAAAAGAACATTTGTGTCCAGCCTGGGTTGATAAACAACAATGATAATTGATCAATAAAGGTGGAACATCAGTCATTTAACAAAATCACATATTTTGGCTGAAGTTCATCCAAAATCAGAGACCTTCAATTTCTTTTAATCTTGTTCCTGCCGAATGTTGTTCGCCTTTATAAACCAGTCAAGATCAAATGGCAGCGGTGTGTTTGTTGCTGGTTAAGTCACACTGATAAATCAGCCATGATTACTAATCAATGATAAGACAGACTTGTGATGGGACTGAAGAGGAAATGACAGCAGTTAAAGTGCACGAATGAGCATTGTTTCAGAAACTGAGTTTGGattctctgtattttttttGGATGCTGATGCTTAGCTTTGTTTTCATACCTAACTGTCCCAGTTCTGCTGTTAAACATCAGTCTGACCAATATCTGAACGTGATATGACCATAAATTACCAAATGAAACTATAGGTGATTCCTTGGCCTGGCTCCATTCTGCAATTCTTCATTTGGTTGATTCTCTTAGTAAAGGTCTGCTTTAGAAAACAACTGACAATATTACCAGATTATCCAGTCCATTAGACTTTGTAACAGCCTATTAGGAATGATGCGCTTTAAACAGTTACTGTGGTAatggcaacaacaacagcaacaactctGCTGATGGGTGAGAACTATGCAGAGGTTTGACTCCACccagagacagaagaaagaaTCTGCTGAACTGGAACGACAGCATTGAACCTTCATGGGCTCTAATGGTTTAACACAAAATTGTTGCTAGGCAACTGATCACAAAATAGGATACTTGTGTTCAGAATTGCTGAATTATGTCTGTATTTGCTGCAGCTTCAAATCTCTCacaggaggacagagcagaacAAATTCCATTAATGTATTTGCCGGCGTGAATGGATTCATATTATGGAACTCAAATTCTACCGGCCATGTATTAATCTCATCTCTGCAGTTATTTCCTTTTCCCGGCTCTGGGTGGGCTGAAACATGGAGCGGAGAGAATGAGACTGAGATCTATCAGGGATGACAGAATGAAAAACATGGACGCAGAGATCTGAGAACGTGACTCTATAACTGCTGCTGCCAGgtaaaaagaacaaatgaaggAAATTACTTCCAGAGGCAGCGTCCCACCATTGTAGTTTTAATCTAAACTACTGCGAAATCTGAGGTAATCTATGTATAAATGCACAAAGTGATGAATGGAGCCATGTACAGTATAGAATTCTTCAGCTGACGAAGCCACTTCACATCACACCCAAAGTTTGTGTGTCTCTTTCTTGTTTCTGCATGAAAGTATCTTGTCGGGTTCAAAGGAAGAGACAAATCCTTTATAAAAATCCGAAAAGGTGGGACATTTTTTTATCTGACAGCAGCAGTGCAGACGGACAGATAGGCAAGCCGGCAGTCAGACAGGCATCACGAGACACGACAgaggacaggaaacagacagACCCACTGACACAAACTGAAGAacaacaggagagagagacaaagagaagacacacagagagacagattaAGGGTTTTTCACATTAGGCACGCTCAAGTCGTACCGCGCTcaccacccacacccccccaatccccccaCGCTGCCTTCACATTATAGCagaactgtgtttgtgtgtctggacCCAGTCTGACCGAGGAGCATAAACTTCTAACCCCATTCCAACCTTaaccccctcaccctaaccctagtctaAAAGGATCCCAGGGATTCAACAGAAACACCAACAAGCTCGAGCAAATGAACTGAAAGTTTGGGGACAGGAAAACTCTGGGCTGGGTCTAGGCCCCTAATGTGAAAGCACCCTATTAGACTGACATTCAGACAGACAAATGGACAGACAAACAGCCacagagctgctctgtttttctgcTTGAGGCCCGTGAGCTTCGTTCCCATATCTGAAgtttgtgtgattgtgtttgaACCAGCGCTCAGTGCTCTGCAGTGTCTGGACGAGGGCACTGGTCCATAGGTTCAGGCCAGGTTTCCCTTTTTCCCCATCAAGACAAGATTCCTCTCTCAATACCAGCATACCTGACAGGTTTGGTCGGATATATTGCTAATCCTTACATTTGTCCATGGTCCACACATCTGCAGTTCAGTGAGGCTGATTCTGGAGCAGCAGAATACTGACAGTATAAAAGAGTTCAGCTGCACATTTACATCTAAGTGTTGGATTCACCAGTTCTTTATGGTTAAGCTCATTTTTCATCTCCAGAAGGTCTAAATACTTGAGTGTGAAAGCATGATAATAACAGCTCAAGGTCAGCTAACATGCACTTTCAAAGGAATATTTGTAGAGGATACCTGAGGGGGGATAGTTTGGGTGTGGCCACTCCATAGCCTTTAGAGTCCAGGTTGCTTCCGACCTTCATGGTGTCACAGGGTTTCCTCTGCTCGATGTACTCATTCATGGTGGACTCGAGCAGGTAGGCGTATTTGCCTTTTGATTTTCGAACTCTGCTCACGCCCTCTGAGGTGCTCTTCACAAATACGGATGGATCTGCACCCCGCATATATGACCACATCTTCTCGAAAACAGCTATCTTTGATCGCTTTGATCACATGAaagagacaacagagacaaagtTGGATAGCATGGTGTCATGGAGGTTGAAGGACACACTGCTTGAGGAGTCTCATCTGAAGACATTTAATTCATTAGGTTAGATGAAGTCATTATTTAATGTCCAGCATGTCCTCACTCTGAAAAACTCTTTGGTGGAACCTCCATCCAGGGTACCATAGGCGATCTCCGTCTGCTTGGCCAGGTCCTCCGCACTCTCGATGGGGGAGACCATCCTCTCCACAGTGAGGAAGGCTGCCAGGTTGGCGGTATatgaggagatgatgatgagggtgaaaaACCACCAAACCCCACCGACGATCCTCCCTGACAGAgacctgcaggagaggagcgagACCACAGGTTTGGTAATTACCCCCAACACCACTCTTGGTTATTCACAAACTAAATTATTACAAAACTACTTTTTCACCTGCTGATTTGTATGAAGGAAGactttttttctgcagcaggtTTGACAGCTGTGGCTTAAGTGTGTAAAATACAGCAGAAATGACTGTGCCCTCAGGAACACACCGATACAGCAGCCATATCTCACATCAGAATCACAACTACAGCTCCCCTCTAtccccctccctgcctgcctctctcacaCCCTTTCCAATAATGTTGAGCCCTGCGGTCCTGCCTAACTCATATCAAGGTGACCCCATGTGATGTATTTATGAACACATCAAGAGGGATGTGAATCTTTGAGCAACAATACTTGGTgtcagcctggaggagaagtCAGATTAATGTCTGAGTGTATCAAGAAATTATACTTATACATAAAAATATGAGTACTGGCCATAAAGGAACAAAGTGATGCTGATTAGCTCTAGTTTATGAGTATAAATGTGCATATACAGTACGCAGAGTTTAAAATGCTGGCAGAcacagcagcagatccagaaTAGCAACTCCCTGAGGTCTCTACACAAGTGAAATGTACAACCCTGCAGCATGTCACAATCATTGTATGACTGTAGCATccatgcaggtgtgtgtgtgtgtgagagagagagagagacagtgagaaaTTAATAGCTTGGTTTGCTTTCAGTGTTGTTCTGTGGAAATGATCAGGGAAGTCTACCGTAAAGACCGAAGGCACTTTGTGGAGTTCTTTCTAGGTTTATAGAGAAATCCAGATGAAGTTTGAGAGATGATAAACTACAGTACTTAAATTAGTCATCAGTACTTTTCTTACTGTCCACTGTTACCTCGGGGAGATGTCACAGCCCTGCTGCATGAACGCCCCCAGTGAGAACCAGAGTGAGTTAAAGATCCCAAAGTCATTGGTGTGTTCTGGagaatctttttctttctgctggttGTGGTTTTGGCCCTGGGAGAACCCTGAGTGACAGAACAGAAAACCCAAATGGATGAAAGTCCTATTACAACAGTGAAAATGATGAGACTTGATGGTGTAGATAATTTGAGACCTGCAGAATGAGGCAGCTCAGAGGACGGAAAAGCACGTTGAGAGGTAGAAGAAGGAAGAGTTTCATCTTCATCAGAATCTTCAGCCTTCCATTCATAAGGACTAAAACGACTGACCTGACGCAGAGACAAGTTGAGGGTTCAAACATCAGCAGAAAAGAAGTTTTCCATTGCATaaccgcaaacacacacacacacacacacacacacacacacacgcacacacccctcACCAAGAAGAGCACCACGCTGACCCCGATGTAGGCAAACACAATGCACATCCAGATCTCGTAGGCCAGAGggtccagaaaagaaaagacaccCGGTTTGGACTTGGTGGGCTTTTTGATCATGATGGAGATTCCCAGAGACATGAAAGGTTTGGTGAAGTCGATCACCTGTTCTCGCACCAGAGTGATGGTGAGCGGGGCGACCGCCACGTCGGCTTTCTGAGGAAAAAAGATAGTGAAGGCTGAAAGCTCTCAAGCCAGAAGAGAATTTTGGGAATTTGATTCTTTCCGCACACGCACCCCGTACACCAGTTCGCCCACCATGCCGTTCCACATCTTGGTTTCAGAGTCTCTGGCTCCGTACTTTCCATCCCCAACCAGCTCGAGCTTGTAGTTGAAGCCCACATGTTTGGCGATCTCCGAGGCCAGTTCAGCGCAGTACCCTTCGTACCTGTCGTTCCCTTCAAGCTGCTCATGGTTCTTCTTCAGCATCATGTAGGGAGCTTCCTGCAGATGTCAAATGTTGCTGCCATTTCAGTTTTCAAACAACAGCAAGCTGAAGGTCTTCCAAGTCTCACCAGTATAGTAGTGATAACATATGTCCTGTTCTGGATGGGTTGGAACTCCTCCATTGACGGCCTGTAGATGGCAGTGTGCACATAGCCCCTTCTCTCATTCCAGTAGCCAATCTGaaagatcaaacatgtttcAGTGAGCATTCGGACGGTCACAGACCGGTCTCAAGAATGGTGTCCCAACTCAGAGGTTCAAACAAGAAAACTTCTTTAAAAATAACTGCTGTTACTAAAACAAGAAACCAACTGCTGAATGCATCATCCCTGACAGCTTCAGCATGGCTCTCTTCCCTTTACGTCCCTGCTGCAACTTTGCTTTCTTTAAAAGGTCTCACTGAGGACAACACACGCTATTCCACTAGAGATGCGTGCCAACGTGTTTGTGATGAAGTTTACGCTGAGACacaattttttacttttatttattcaagagctgcagcagctgattggaCTGAAGATTGTTCCTTTAatcagaggagggggagctAATTACTGAGAGAAGCTGACGTGGTGAAAACACCAAACCTCTTTTTAAactgaaacacaacagcagcaccttcCTGGGCCCCTTGAGGCTGAGTTCCATCACCGTCACAGTGTAGTTGGTCCGATGTCCTCGCTCGTCAAACTGGACGCGGCCCGTCAGTCCATCCAAACGCACCTGAACACAGACATCCATTTTCACAGTGCCTGTCAGTGTGAAAATCTGCCTCCTGTGTGACTGTTTGTGAACCTGCTGCAGTGCTCTCTGTATGTCAATGCCCTGGCCCCAGGGAGCAGGTGGGTTGGCCAGGCACTCCCCTGCGTTGCCTCGGCGAGAGATATCGATTCGTTGTTGACGTAGGTTGTGGAAAGCCGCCGCCATGACACTGACTCCATCAAAGGTCAGAGCTCCTGTGTACTGAAAGAGACAACCCCATTTTTGTTTCTGTAAATTACTCCAAGTACTTTGAAGGACCAGCACAGTCCAGAGTCTGTACCCGGAGCCTCCTGCGGGCCAGTTTCAGATCTTTATTGTCAAACTCCAGCCAGTCCTGGTTGATCTTCTCCGTTGATGGATTGGACCAGTTCACCAGCTGGAAGCCTGTCACATTTGGCTTGAGCTTCTGAAACTCTGTCAGGTTGAGGTCCATAaaaccctgacacacacacacacacacaaacacacacacacacacacatacaccctgATTCACTCCTGATGCTGACGGAGTTTCCACATTTGTCCAGTTAACCAGTCAGACTTACCAGATTAGCCAGAATGTAATGGTAATTCTTCAAGTTCCTCCTCTGAGCAGCAATCTGAGGAGGGGAAATGAGATGCTAATTACATTTCTCTGATGTTTTTAATGATGATAAAAAGCACTATTAAACATTCATCACACTTAtctatgtgcatgtgtgtttcctttcaAACAGCTGCTAATTGGAAGACTCAAAATCATCTTTTAGGTATATAATTGCATCTGATCaccaagaggaggagaaggaaaagcgTAAGAGAGCGAGAAAATAGAGAGATGcaagaagaggggggaaaaccAGCAATgaggggaagagaagaggaggaagcaggtgtTCCATCCAGCTTCTACTGAGCGCCAGCTAGTACACACTTCATCCCAGGCAGAGAAGAAGCTGTTTAGCAACACTCTTCCTGCCTCATCCCCTCATCCCATCATCTCCTGCTCCACCTTTACTTTGCTTTGCAGCAGATCAGAGCTACTCTAACACAAAATGATAAAATGACTGTGCTAAGCTAATATTTGACTCATAACAAGTGGAAACATTTTTCCAAAGTTCTTCTGGTCAGTCTACTGGAGTTCAGACAGAATCATGTGGAGCTAACATAAAGATGAGAGGTTGGCTGAAGCCATTA
This window harbors:
- the LOC101078054 gene encoding glutamate receptor 1-like isoform X1; this encodes MRLPSVFLLLMLLGLCSGTSFPSNINIGGLFPTGSHEYEVFRFALSQHQDVPKLVPQVDMVDTASSFSMTYAFCSQFSKGVYAIMGLYDRKTVNMLMSFCGSLHVCFITPSFPVQTNNQFVLQLRPQIQEPLMALLDHFSWTRFVYMYSTDSGLAVLQKILDTAAERNWQVTSVNLDSLTETTFIKLLIDLDYKDEFQIIIDCEMERLNSIINLIAAQRRNLKNYHYILANLGFMDLNLTEFQKLKPNVTGFQLVNWSNPSTEKINQDWLEFDNKDLKLARRRLRYTGALTFDGVSVMAAAFHNLRQQRIDISRRGNAGECLANPPAPWGQGIDIQRALQQVRLDGLTGRVQFDERGHRTNYTVTVMELSLKGPRKIGYWNERRGYVHTAIYRPSMEEFQPIQNRTYVITTILEAPYMMLKKNHEQLEGNDRYEGYCAELASEIAKHVGFNYKLELVGDGKYGARDSETKMWNGMVGELVYGKADVAVAPLTITLVREQVIDFTKPFMSLGISIMIKKPTKSKPGVFSFLDPLAYEIWMCIVFAYIGVSVVLFLVSRFSPYEWKAEDSDEDETLPSSTSQRAFPSSELPHSAGFSQGQNHNQQKEKDSPEHTNDFGIFNSLWFSLGAFMQQGCDISPRSLSGRIVGGVWWFFTLIIISSYTANLAAFLTVERMVSPIESAEDLAKQTEIAYGTLDGGSTKEFFRRSKIAVFEKMWSYMRGADPSVFVKSTSEGVSRVRKSKGKYAYLLESTMNEYIEQRKPCDTMKVGSNLDSKGYGVATPKLSPLRNPVNLAVLKLNEQGLLDKLKNRWWYDKGECGIGGGDSKDKTSALSLSNVAGVFYILIGGLGLAMLVALVEFCYKSRIESRRMKELIDAAMLSTSLGGMVAGGGAAAVGYGGGVGGSLGIGGENGRVVTHDFPKAGPQGFPCMSKAASLGLSSTGM
- the LOC101078054 gene encoding glutamate receptor 1-like isoform X4 → MRLPSVFLLLMLLGLCSGTSFPSNINIGGLFPTGSHEYEVFRFALSQHQDVPKLVPQVDMVDTASSFSMTYAFCSQFSKGVYAIMGLYDRKTVNMLMSFCGSLHVCFITPSFPVQTNNQFVLQLRPQIQEPLMALLDHFSWTRFVYMYSTDSGLAVLQKILDTAAERNWQVTSVNLDSLTETTFIKLLIDLDYKDEFQIIIDCEMERLNSIINLIAAQRRNLKNYHYILANLGFMDLNLTEFQKLKPNVTGFQLVNWSNPSTEKINQDWLEFDNKDLKLARRRLRYTGALTFDGVSVMAAAFHNLRQQRIDISRRGNAGECLANPPAPWGQGIDIQRALQQVRLDGLTGRVQFDERGHRTNYTVTVMELSLKGPRKIGYWNERRGYVHTAIYRPSMEEFQPIQNRTYVITTILEAPYMMLKKNHEQLEGNDRYEGYCAELASEIAKHVGFNYKLELVGDGKYGARDSETKMWNGMVGELVYGKADVAVAPLTITLVREQVIDFTKPFMSLGISIMIKKPTKSKPGVFSFLDPLAYEIWMCIVFAYIGVSVVLFLVSRFSPYEWKAEDSDEDETLPSSTSQRAFPSSELPHSAGFSQGQNHNQQKEKDSPEHTNDFGIFNSLWFSLGAFMQQGCDISPRSLSGRIVGGVWWFFTLIIISSYTANLAAFLTVERMVSPIESAEDLAKQTEIAYGTLDGGSTKEFFRRSKIAVFEKMWSYMRGADPSVFVKSTSEGVSRVRKSKGKYAYLLESTMNEYIEQRKPCDTMKVGSNLDSKGYGVATPKLSPLRNPVNLAVLKLNEQGLLDKLKNRWWYDKGECGIGGGDSKVRSP
- the LOC101078054 gene encoding glutamate receptor 1-like isoform X5, translated to MRLPSVFLLLMLLGLCSGTSFPSNINIGGLFPTGSHEYEVFRFALSQHQDVPKLVPQVDMVDTASSFSMTYAFCSQFSKGVYAIMGLYDRKTVNMLMSFCGSLHVCFITPSFPVQTNNQFVLQLRPQIQEPLMALLDHFSWTRFVYMYSTDSGLAVLQKILDTAAERNWQVTSVNLDSLTETTFIKLLIDLDYKDEFQIIIDCEMERLNSIINLIAAQRRNLKNYHYILANLGFMDLNLTEFQKLKPNVTGFQLVNWSNPSTEKINQDWLEFDNKDLKLARRRLRYTGALTFDGVSVMAAAFHNLRQQRIDISRRGNAGECLANPPAPWGQGIDIQRALQQVRLDGLTGRVQFDERGHRTNYTVTVMELSLKGPRKIGYWNERRGYVHTAIYRPSMEEFQPIQNRTYVITTILEAPYMMLKKNHEQLEGNDRYEGYCAELASEIAKHVGFNYKLELVGDGKYGARDSETKMWNGMVGELVYGKADVAVAPLTITLVREQVIDFTKPFMSLGISIMIKKPTKSKPGVFSFLDPLAYEIWMCIVFAYIGVSVVLFLVSRFSPYEWKAEDSDEDETLPSSTSQRAFPSSELPHSAGFSQGQNHNQQKEKDSPEHTNDFGIFNSLWFSLGAFMQQGCDISPRSLSGRIVGGVWWFFTLIIISSYTANLAAFLTVERMVSPIESAEDLAKQTEIAYGTLDGGSTKEFFRRSKIAVFEKMWSYMRGADPSVFVKSTSEGVSRVRKSKGKYAYLLESTMNEYIEQRKPCDTMKVGSNLDSKGYGVATPKLSPLSLCQWVCLFPVLCRVS